A stretch of Thermus antranikianii DSM 12462 DNA encodes these proteins:
- a CDS encoding response regulator, whose translation MAFVARLLVVDDDLRLLHLLELLFSGAGHQVVLADSAKAALEYLRRETPDLILLDIMMPDMDGLTLLGRIRAVRRLAKVPVIMFTGGGRELEGPSRALGADLFLEKPVSSRRLKEVVENLLAREGYVLPGGERVNSLEEVGSRLRHALPEEARFKLLWRKTASRRALLQNLLAKGWTEALLRRILPGEYDLYDLLGHLAFGWPLVPLRERAARVQDPRLVSHLEAYLEEKRLPLEGNGLLEELAQALYA comes from the coding sequence ATGGCCTTTGTGGCGCGGCTGCTTGTGGTGGACGATGACCTCCGCCTGCTGCACCTTTTGGAGTTGCTCTTTTCCGGGGCGGGCCATCAGGTGGTGCTGGCGGATTCGGCCAAAGCGGCCCTGGAGTACCTGCGCAGGGAAACCCCGGATCTGATTCTCTTGGACATCATGATGCCGGATATGGATGGCCTCACCCTTTTGGGGCGCATCCGGGCGGTGCGGCGCCTAGCCAAGGTGCCGGTGATCATGTTCACCGGGGGTGGCAGGGAGCTGGAGGGACCCAGCCGGGCTTTGGGGGCGGATCTTTTCCTGGAGAAGCCCGTTTCCAGCCGCCGGCTCAAGGAGGTGGTGGAGAACCTTCTTGCCCGGGAAGGGTATGTGCTGCCCGGCGGGGAACGGGTGAATAGCCTCGAGGAGGTGGGTAGCCGCTTGCGGCATGCCTTGCCTGAGGAGGCCCGCTTCAAGCTTCTTTGGCGAAAGACGGCAAGCCGCCGTGCCCTTCTGCAAAACCTTTTGGCCAAGGGCTGGACCGAGGCCCTTTTGCGGCGCATTCTCCCCGGTGAATACGACCTCTATGACCTCCTGGGCCACCTGGCCTTCGGCTGGCCTTTGGTGCCCTTGAGGGAGCGGGCGGCCCGGGTGCAGGACCCTCGCCTGGTTTCCCACCTGGAGGCCTATTTGGAGGAGAAGCGGCTACCCCTGGAGGGGAACGGCCTCCTAGAAGAGCTGGCCCAGGCCCTGTACGCTTAG
- a CDS encoding LptA/OstA family protein, whose protein sequence is MRRWVWLSLLGLALAASGVRVIQVEGGRLSGDLRYGPWTFEGEVRGRVKDLEIRSPKATLTAPKGKTMQEAEGEREARFEGGVVVRRGRVEARGPVLVYREKTGEGELLGPARMRQEPKPGEDPVEVEASRMTFQVDTDTSSSENALLRSGNQEGRAAFVYYEEEKGLAVFTDPKEVVLTRKRKDGDLVIRAKEVRSLTGTKKLIATGGVRLQDGDLVTTGESLYYDDTTGEAIVLGRPAVSENKKEGFRLSGNTLQHNVNRHQVRVYGKEFRLPVGEFRKLGEK, encoded by the coding sequence ATGAGAAGGTGGGTTTGGTTGTCCCTTTTGGGTTTGGCCTTGGCCGCTTCCGGGGTCCGGGTTATTCAGGTGGAAGGGGGTCGGCTTTCAGGGGACCTGCGCTACGGTCCCTGGACCTTTGAGGGGGAGGTGAGGGGCCGGGTGAAGGATCTGGAGATCCGCTCCCCCAAGGCCACCCTCACCGCTCCCAAGGGCAAGACCATGCAGGAAGCGGAGGGGGAGCGGGAGGCCCGCTTTGAGGGCGGGGTGGTGGTGCGCCGGGGCCGGGTGGAGGCCAGGGGGCCGGTTCTGGTCTACCGGGAGAAAACCGGGGAGGGGGAGCTTCTGGGCCCGGCCCGCATGCGCCAGGAGCCCAAGCCGGGGGAGGACCCGGTGGAGGTGGAGGCGAGCCGCATGACCTTCCAGGTGGACACGGACACCTCCAGCAGCGAAAATGCCCTCCTAAGGAGCGGGAACCAGGAGGGGCGGGCCGCCTTTGTCTACTATGAGGAGGAGAAGGGCCTGGCGGTGTTCACCGATCCCAAGGAGGTGGTCCTCACCCGCAAGCGCAAGGACGGGGACCTGGTGATCCGGGCCAAGGAGGTGCGGAGCCTCACCGGAACCAAAAAACTCATCGCCACCGGGGGGGTGCGGCTCCAGGATGGGGATCTGGTCACCACGGGGGAGAGCCTCTACTACGACGATACCACCGGGGAGGCCATCGTTTTGGGCAGGCCGGCGGTGAGCGAGAACAAGAAGGAGGGGTTCAGGCTTTCGGGGAACACGCTCCAGCACAATGTGAACCGCCACCAGGTGCGGGTTTACGGCAAGGAGTTCCGCCTGCCCGTGGGGGAGTTTAGGAAGCTTGGGGAGAAGTAG
- a CDS encoding lipid II:glycine glycyltransferase FemX, whose translation MAELLEITDPEAWNRLVSSLPITSALQSWGWGEVKRLSGWVPRRLAVYGKEGLLGAAQVLLRPLPGGLRLAYAPRGPALSRLEDLPLVAKALAQGVRGTHLVLEPEAGLPAGEPPPTFPGLLLEESIQPAYSVWLDLTQGEEALLKGMKEMHRRNARLALKRTELCVEGEEAFPEFFRLFEETNRRAKLLQHAKEYYQAVLREMNQPYGEAFLAVARREGEALAAGLFVAFAGKVDYLYGGSSRAHPEAKAPMGMHLAAIRHGIGRGYRIYDLWGVPRTPEGSHAEGIWRFKEGFGGRRVQFPAYTLPLSPLYRPLKLLLRLRKTWVNLRVRGNPRDVLG comes from the coding sequence GTGGCCGAGCTTTTAGAGATCACCGATCCTGAGGCCTGGAACCGGCTGGTTTCCAGCCTCCCCATCACCAGCGCCCTGCAGTCCTGGGGCTGGGGGGAGGTGAAGCGGCTTTCCGGCTGGGTGCCCAGGCGGCTTGCGGTCTACGGAAAGGAGGGGCTTCTGGGGGCGGCCCAGGTGCTGCTGCGCCCCCTGCCTGGGGGTCTCCGCCTGGCCTATGCCCCTAGGGGACCTGCCCTTTCCCGCCTCGAGGACCTGCCCCTGGTGGCTAAGGCCCTGGCCCAGGGGGTGCGGGGTACCCACCTGGTCCTCGAGCCCGAAGCGGGATTGCCGGCGGGGGAACCTCCCCCCACCTTCCCTGGCCTCCTCCTCGAGGAATCCATCCAGCCTGCCTATTCTGTATGGCTGGACCTCACCCAAGGGGAAGAAGCCCTCCTTAAGGGGATGAAGGAGATGCACCGCCGCAACGCTCGCCTGGCCCTCAAGCGCACGGAGCTTTGCGTGGAGGGGGAGGAGGCCTTTCCCGAGTTCTTCCGCCTCTTTGAGGAGACCAACCGTCGGGCCAAGCTCCTGCAGCACGCAAAGGAGTACTACCAGGCGGTGCTCAGGGAGATGAACCAGCCCTATGGGGAGGCCTTCTTGGCCGTGGCCCGTAGGGAGGGGGAGGCCTTGGCGGCGGGGCTTTTCGTGGCCTTCGCCGGTAAGGTGGACTACCTTTATGGGGGAAGCAGCCGCGCCCACCCCGAGGCCAAGGCTCCCATGGGCATGCACCTGGCGGCCATCCGCCATGGGATCGGACGCGGCTACCGCATCTACGACCTCTGGGGCGTGCCCAGGACCCCGGAGGGCAGCCACGCGGAGGGGATATGGCGCTTCAAGGAGGGGTTTGGGGGTAGGCGCGTCCAGTTTCCCGCCTACACCCTGCCCCTTTCCCCCCTCTACCGTCCCTTGAAGCTCCTCCTGCGCCTGCGCAAGACCTGGGTGAACCTGCGGGTACGGGGGAACCCGCGGGATGTCTTAGGCTGA